A stretch of DNA from Acomys russatus chromosome 4, mAcoRus1.1, whole genome shotgun sequence:
TAGTTGGATCTAGACCTCCACCCTGTGGATCCTAAAGAATAATTTGGGGCATCAAGTTGGCACCACTGACTTTATCTTCCTTGGCATCTCAAGGTTCCATGTAAGTCTTCTTTTAGCTTATAAGTTGTCCTAACTTATACAAAATATTAACACATTAATtacaaaatattcataaaatattcaaaaagaaatatatttctttattagtaAGCTCTTGTACTTAATATAATAGATACTGGAGACTAGTGATCCCCAAGGACTCTCAAGTAAACAACTTTCCATCTAAATTGTCCTACTTAATGTGCAGAGTGGGAAACCTTCCAAGGAGACAAGACTATTGTCAGTGTATATAAGCCAACTCAGGGTGAAACACTCTCAGCAAAGCTGTCGCGGCAGAAACCACAATGTTAGATTCAAGGGAGAATTAGAGGAAGCATCATCCAAAAGGGATGATCTCTTTTACAAGGTAATTCCTGCAGTGTGAGTACATCACACACTAATTGTTGTACTTTCATTTTGCTTCACAATACTCatttaaggtttgtttgtttgttttagtagcACATCTTTTTACCTTCTTGATGATTTTACACTGAGTCttgcatttttactttttaattgttttgtttaacaaaaaaatattatcttCCGATTAATCCTTGAGACTTTGGGCACTTAAAAGTCAGGTTTTTTTATGCTCATATCTAATGATCTCTTACTGTAAGCTTAAAGGTTTCAAGTTTCTCAGTTTGGACAAATATCATAATCACAGGATTCAAAACTTACTCTAATGTATCTGACTGTCTTTTTATTATCGGAAACTCTATTTTCTCAAGCTACAGACAAAACAGTTGAAAGGTAGTTACTAAAGATCGGAGGGAAATGACAGTGATGCAGATCATAATAATCACAATTGCTGAGAATTTACCAAATGACTAGATTAAGTATGCTCAATTTTGACATCAATGAAATTAACTTTTATGTAAACCTAACCACTTTTGCTACTGAAATTGgtcatttatatttattggtAATTCTCAAAATTGAGATTCCTACAACTTATCATATAGTCTGGAAGTGATAAATTGGATTTGCAATAAAAATTTCCTCATTTTGCACTACAGCTTAAATACTATAACAGCTGATCGTCATGGGAAATCAATAATCATTATTATTACCTATgattaatgttttaaatacttaGCACAGAAATTGCAAATATCATCCAATTTGTTGACATTTTCATCTTCCAACTTCAATTCTAAAAGCAGTATGAAAAAGTACACaaatgaagatgagaaaagaTTACCTAagagtaataaataaaatcaagggaggaataaataaaaaagagaagaaatgagacAAATGTAGATGTAGAGAAACTGGTTTTATAAACGAATTATTAAAACTGTTATAAGAAATCTCACCATTTAGAGTTGAAAGCCAGTAGGACAAGAAAATAATAAGCATTTCTCAGACCTACACTTAAATGACTGAGAGATGAGGCAAAAGTTCCAGCAAACACAACATTAACAATGTCTCCGTAATACTCTTTAATGCATGGTTTCTCAATTTATTTAATGAACCCTTTTATAACATAGTTTCTTTGACTTGATTCAATTCTTTCGGTTCAGACATAGTCAAAAGAGATTAATGCTTGcaaattttgtatttatgtttaaaatatgtcaAGAGATTGTCATTCTGTGATTCTCACAGTCAAataaaaaggctttaaaaatgaTTCATATAGTCACTGAGGAAAGTTATTTCTGATTCCATGCAGAAGCAGTCAAttaaaaattgtgaaaaatgaggccaggcggtggtggcacacctttaatcccagcactcaggagaccgaggcagacagatcgctgtgagttcgaagccagcctggtctacaaagtgagtccaggacagtcaaggctacacagagaaatcctgttttgtaaaacaaaaaaacaaaataaaataggaaaatgtaaaaacaataattgctcctgatatttttaaatgttatactCATTTACATACCTATACACGTTGCCTTTCAGATGTGTAAGGATTTTCCTACATTTAGGAAACGTCCATGATTGGAAAGAATATACAAACATAGGATTAGTTTTAATTATGAGTGGACACAATGGTAGTATATAATTTGTACTTTTTTGTCTACTTACATGAACATTAATTTATTGTTTCTATTCCAAGAAATACTAGTTCAGCTCTGTCTTTCAACCCACTAGAACACAGTGTGCTAAATGGCAGAAGCAAACCAGTCCGTGGTGTCTGAGTTTATTTTTCAGGGACTGTGTACTTCAAAAGAACTAGAGATTTTCCTCCTGCTGACATTTTCCATCCTCTACCTGATGACTGTGGTAGGAAACATCTTTGTTGTGATATTAATCATCATTGACCATCATCTCCACTCTCCCATGTACTTTCTGTTGGCTAATCTCTCATTTAttgacttctgcttttcctcagtAACCACCCCCAAACTGATCATAGACCTCCTAAAAGAGAATAAAACTATTTCCTTTGGGGGCTGCATGAGCCAGATCCTCTGTGTGCACTTCTTTGGAGGGGGTGAGATGGTGCTTCTTGTAACAATGGCCTATGACCGATATGTGGCCATCTGCAGGCCACTCCACTACAGCAGCATCATGGACAGACAGAAGTGCATCTGCCTTGTTTTGATATCATGGGTCATTGGATTTGTACATGGCATGAGTCAACTGATTCTGATTTTGGAGCTACCTTTCTGTGGACCTAGAGTAATAGACAGCTTTTTCTGTGATATTCCATTGGTGATGAAATTAGCCTGCATGAATACAGATACTCTGGGAATTGTGATAAATGCTGACAGTGGTGTTTTAGCAACAACTTGTTTTATTCTCTTGTTGGTTCTTATACTTACATTCTATTAACTGTTCAACTTCACTCTAAAGGTGGCTCATCAAAGGCACTCTCTACATGTACATCTCATATCATAGTGGTTGTTCTATTCTTTGGGCCAGTCATTTTCATCTATCTGTGGCCAGTCAGCATCACTTGGGTGGACAAGTTTCTTGCTGTATTTTACTCAGTAATCACACCTCTCCTGAATCCAGCCATCTATACactaagaaataaagatattaagAATGCCATAAGGAAGGTCATGAACCACATGTAAATTCTGGAATAGACTACTTATATAATCACAAATTAATAGAGGAAATTGAATTGTATTATTACTTATTTCTGTAGTTTATGAGTTGAAACTTGTATTTGGGTGTGAAAATAAACATCAGAGAAATACGttcaaaataataatacttaTAGATTTACCAATTAGAACAAGCAATAACTTTTATAATATACCTGTTTGTATTGAAAATAAGATGATGATAATATTGAGGCAAAAATGATGGTCATATGTTACTACACATCACTTGTCTCCCAACATtgtgaaaatcattttaattggattattttttaaatcctcttTAAGTTACTATTCTTTAAAATGTggcattatatattatattatgtattttgcCTGAGAAGTTATTGAAGATATCTGTAAAGTCTGCAtccacttataaataaaaatttgaaacaaaTCAATCATAAGGCTAGTTGCTTCACATTGACATAATCTGTCAGTTTTCAAGTCCTAATTGTCCATATGAATtcagaattttctttcattttattatttaatgttggAGGtaggtctgatgtattttgatgctaattactgcttgcagtctctgtgcccacctgtaccttgcctaagagcctaacctgtttgaccaataaaaggccatcacacctgggcacagcaaatgggataggcatagctaaggttccagggcttggagagacagaaagaaccttgggaggaagggagccagaagagagcagaagGAGGCTGCACCATTGGTTAAGTGGAGGAGAACTATGTGGCCTGAGAgaatggaggatttggcccagatgacgAACATTAGCAAGATTTTGGGGTTATGGGTGAGAGGTAAcctgataaaaattattaaaagcagatggcatgggtttCGGGCAGGTATGGGAAGTAATTTATGGGATTATTACCTGCCCTGGCCTGGGTTaactaagattattttaaaatatagcaggtgttGTGTCTTGATTGagtgctagtgggttagaaaatactgctgtaataatagttataggcctaataataaacattattaggtcctACTAGTAAATTCCCCACCACACTTTAACCTATAGGTCAGTGAGTTTATAATATTTGAATATACTTTCCTCAGTTCACAAATTATTTGCATAGTTATAATTtttgtaatataaaattaaataacataacTGCCAAGTCCAGTTATGTAAAAATGATTATGTTCTTGATAATATGacttatatataataatattgcatattatataccatgtgatatAGTGTGCCACTTGGTGGATGAAACTGTATGTATACTTGTTTATAATAGGTTTAGGTCTAATTTATTCCTAAATAGACATGAAAGCCATAACTTCTTGAATATCATTCCCTGGTATTTCATGAGCTAATAGTTAAAATCaatctgtgtatatattttaataacttacaGAGATTGTTATAACATAAATTATCTAATAAAGCACACAAACACCTATTTTACCAAAATCATATGATTATAGGTAAGCATGGCTCATGTCTGTCCACAGACCATGACATGTAAATAGTATAGGTGTTCATGTCATAAGAAATTATCTCCAGTATGCTTACTGATCTAACTCTCAACAAttttaagtgaatatatttttactaaatgtattctttgacattttctgCAATAAGCTTACAGCAACCAATTACTGTCCCTGATCTCTGGtttccctcccattcctcttacTATTTTTCCAGTCACACATCCATACAAGTCTCATTCtacatttgtgtgttttttgttttactttgtgacCCATAGGGGTGACCCACAGTCATCTGTGCATCCATTGTTTGCAATAATCCCTGGGGGCACTATGACCTCATCAGTGGGTCTTAACTAAAGAAAATATCTGGCACTGTCCCAGAATATCAGTAGGTCACATTTCCACAAGGTGTTGAAATACATAGGGACTGTGTAATCTGTGATTGAGTGATGACTGCTTTTTGTGCAGGGCCCAAAAAAAGCAGCCTTGGCATCATGACTTCATTAGGTCTGCCATGCCCACAAGATTGCAATTCACCGCTCTTGCATTATTTCTGCCCCATTTCTCATTCATTCCCAGCATTATTTCAAACCTATAGACAGTTTTCCCTTAACTGCCACATGCATAGGATAATAAAAGAGCACCTAAAGGACACCTTGTTAAACTATATAATTAAACTCTAAAATGATTTCTTATTGACTACGCAGTTTCTaagagtttaaattttatttaaatgttaacaATTCAGTGACATTACTTGTAGGTAATGTatgtttcaagaagaaaaaaaatggaggctaGTGAAATGACTCAGAAGGTAAAGGAGCTTCTTGCTAAACCAGAGGACACGAGTTCAATACCAAAGCCCACATGTTAAAAGGAGGGTAACAATTCACATAAGTTTTGATCTAATATCCATAGGTATtcccatacatgtacacacagaacatttaagtaaataaataaacacatgtatgtatgcatatatgtatgtcaaAAAAGGAATAATCACAAtggaatgttttaaattttagtttaataaaataaaagcattaagaagtataaagaaaacatggaataTAGGCACAATTGTGCTTTGAGAGATgtagtgttgtgtgtgttgtatgtgtggtgtgtgcaaaatataaaagaatgtcaatgaacaaaaaatcaaaaactaaCAGTGAAGAACGgagagagatttaaaatatgAAGATTTTATTTACTCTGACATTCAAAGAGTCAACAACAATGAAGCTGACTTTCTAAATAAccaattaattattaatatagtTATTAGACCAAGAGATAATAAAGACACTCACAAACAAagctttgaataaataaaaatagaatacttAAAAATAGTATCATCCATACAAATATTTGTGGtgctgagatatatatatatatatatatatatatatatatatatatatagtatttgaaATTTATAAATGCTTACAGAAGTAAAATTATTAAAGCAAAAAatctctttaattaaaaaataactaattttatgtgtaactgtgtgtgtgtgtgtgtgtgtacatcatgtCTGTGCAAGAACagaaggaggtcagaagaagcaTTGGACCCCTGGTACTAAACAGATAAATTTGAACTGTcacataggtgctgagaactgaacccaaggcTTCTGTAAGATCAACAAATGCTTTTATCCACTAAACCATTTCTGTATCCCAAGCAAGACTACCTTAAGTGTATATTAATTGTAAAAAGTATTATATCTCATTGTAAAAATTCATATCTCTATGAATACTAATCATGCCCATTCCCCTAACTGTGATTTATTTCACGTTTTCCGTACtcattggttcttttcttcttcccagttaTTTGTTCTTCTGAGTTTCActcatttcacttaacatgatctATATTTTCACTCCCTTTATGATAGCAGTTTTGAGTAGGCTAAAATATAAATCCAAAATTACaatgcatttcttttaaattttttgtttttttttttaagtggtggtggtgttttttatTGTGAGGTtttctttatcttgttttattttttgatactaAGAGTTAAGCCCAAGGTTTCATGTATGCTAGGGACTCTCCCCAACACTGAGCTATATTGTCCCTGTTGATACACTTTAATTGTAAACATGAAATAGGCCCTTACTGTGGGGCATACATTGTCTTTGACTTGGCAATTTCCCAAACTCAGCTACACAGGATCTGGAATTAGCTCTCAGGCTAAGCtaattatatgtgtatttgcCAAATGCCTAACCATTGAATATAACAGCTCACAAAATATCAATAGTATTCAGTTCAGAAGTAAGAAAATATGATCCTAACACTAATATGAAAGCACAACAGTTAAAGGAATATTTATCATTTGAAGTAATGACTGGTATCTCACAACACCTAACTTTATTAAAGCACAGACTTATGATTAAAAACAGCATGTGGCCAGGCTCTAGTGgctcatatctttaatcccagcacttgggaggcagaggaagggtgatctctgagttttaggtcagcctagtctacattgaGTCCAGGGCATAAAAGGTGACAAAttgaaaccctgcctaaaaacaaaattaaaaacaaaacaaatttaaaattttttacaaggCAAAAACAACAACTAACAGGGTTAAAAAGATAGCtacataatgaaaaaagaaatctttaccaTTTTCACCCAGCAAGGGATTACTATCTATACTGTGTAAAGAACTAGAATAGAAGACAaacataatgtaataaaaataagtcagcAAATGAACTGAGAAGACATTTCTCAAAAAGGAAATATAGATAGCTAATAAATACTTGAAATTGACACTTTTAGCCATCAAGAaagaacatattttataatatgattgtttctatttattcttgtgaaatggtgtgcgtgtgtgtgtgcgtgtgtgtgtgtgtgtgtgtgtgtgtgtgtgtgtgtgtgtgtctgtgtgagtgtctgtgtgtgtgtccgtgtgtgtccatGAAAGTCAGAAAAGAACTACCATTGCTTGGAACTGAAGATAGCACTTACTTAAGACATGGGGCCCAGAGGCCGCTGAGCTGGACCTGACCTGAATGCTTCACCCCTGAGGATGATCTGTTTTGGTACCAGAAGGACTTTCTTCATAGTACTTAAAATGACAATAATGAAAGGTTTATATGTGATAATActtgtaataaaaatactaaCAGTAGTACAAGTGATTAAATGCCATAAGAGTCACCATTACATAACaaaattttaatgtagaaaaagaacacaaacaaaagaaaattaatcttAGGAAAAGTAAGGGGCCCAGAAGGACTGAATGGAAGGAACATGTGAAATGATAGAGGGAAAATATGATTACAGTGCCCCAGATGCATAGGTTACAGTGCACTagatgcatagattacagtgccccatatgcatagattacagtgccccagatgcatagattacagtgccccagatgcatagattacagtgccccagatgcatagattacagtgccccagatgcatagattacagtgccccagatgcatagattacagtgccccagatgcatagattacagtgccCCAGATGCATACATTACAGTGCTccagatgcatagattacagtgccTCAGATGCATAGACTACAGTGCcccagatgcatagattacagtgccccagatgcatagattacagtgccccagatgcatagattacagtgTCCCAGATGCAAAGATTACAGTGCCTCAGGTGCATAGATTACAGTGCcccagatgcatagattacagtgccccaggtgcatagattacagtgccccagatgcatagattacagtgcTCCAGATTTATAGATTACGGTCCACTagatgcatagattacagtgccccaggtgcatagattacagtgccccagatgcatagattacagtgctccagatgcatagattacagtgctccagatgcatagattacagtgccccagatgcatagattacagtgccccagatgcatagattacagtgccTCAGATGCATAAATTACAGTGCcccagatgcatagattacagtgccccagatgcatagattacagtgccccagatgcatagattacagtgccccagatgcatagattacagtgccCCAGATGCAAAGATTACAGTGCCTCAGGTGCATAGATTACAGTGCCCCAGGTGCATAGATTACAGTGCCCCAGGTGCATAGATTACAGTGCCTcagatgcatagattacagtgccccagatgcatagattacagtgccccagatgcatagattacagtgccccagatgcatagattacagtgctccagatgcatagattacagtgccccagatgcatagattacagtgcTCCAGATGCAAAGATTACAGTGCCTCAGGTGCATAGATTACAGTGCTccagatgcatagattacagtgccccagatgcatagattacaTTGCCCCAGATGCAAAGATTACAGTGCACAAGATTCATAGATTACAGTGCTccagatgcatagattacagtgccccagatgcatagattacagtgcACCAGATTCATAGATTACAGTGCTccagatgcatagattacagtgccccagatgcatagattacagtgccccagatgcatagattacagtgccccagatgcatagattacagtgccccagatgcatagattacagtgccCCAGATGCAAAGATTACAGTGCCTCAGGTACATAGATTACATTGCcccagatgcatagattacagtgccccaggtgcatagattacagtgccccagatgcatagattacagtgcTCCAGATTCATAGATTACAGTCCAccagatgcatagattacagtgccCCAGATGCAAAGATTACAGTGCCACAGTTGCATAGATTACAGTGCcccagatgcatagattacagtgcTCCAGATTCATAGAGTACAGTGCACCAGATGCATAGATTACATTACAGTGTcccagatgcatagattacaATGTGACATGAAACTCATTGTTTGTACAGCTAATAGTcactaataaaaatttatatccCCAAACAAGtgctaaacagaaaataaaagtagcaCAGACAATGTCACCCTTTACCTACTGGAagaattttatttagaatttatataaaacaaaaattatgaatgAGTTATAATCTTATAGAGGTCAATATTACAaacatgaaaaaattttaaatttctttggcaCTGCTAATATATATtaagaaggctgtggatacattTATACTTACTTTAGTGGTACTTGCTGGATGCACGGAAAGaactaaaataatacatttataaagaagaaaaatataaagatcaTGACAGAACTGGAAatatagtttttctttgaaagtatataaaaaatgttttatttaatttcattaatcTAAGAAAGATCTGTTCTACTGGCTTTGTGTAAATATTTTGagatgtttatatatttgttttacatttcttttttctactccttttatttttttgatattataatgacatttcctccttccctttcctccctctaaattGTTCCATTTCCCCTCCCACTCATCTTCAAATTCTCGTTAATTTTATGGCATgagtatatgtataaatgtacatattcctaaatatagccgCTCACTCAtcataatgttacttatatgtatgtttccagggctgaccactttCCAATGGACACTAAGTTGATATGCTCTTTCTTGGAAAGGATACCAGCACTCCTACTTTCAGCACCCCACACTCTGTGTAGAGTTCAGCCCTCATGGGCTTTTCGCCATCCACGTTGGCATGAGCACTGATATCATCCTTGTTCTGCTCACATTTGACCAGTCATGTTGCTTAAACTTCATGGATGCCAGAAGATAGGGAATTTGATATAAGACTGAATCTTCTAGAAAGGCCTGAAGCCTCACTTGTTGTCATGGTTTGTATTATAGCATAAAACAGGTTGAACAATGTACACTGTGTCTGTGGTTCTTTAATTCTGTATCTGTTCTTTTTCTATCATGTGTTTAGAATTAGCTTGAAGTAGTACATTATgaccacacttacacacacacacaacacccccacacacataacaccccccacacacacatatttttctaGTTGTTTACCTTTTCTAGACATTTTTTGTCTTGAAGTTTTACACTTCCATATAATCCAACTGCATACACAAACTTTATTATCTCAAATCCTTTGCATTTCTAATATTTTGAATTCCACTTAATATCAGCCTTACACCAAGATAGCCATCAATATATTTCTTACTAAAAAAGTTATGCTCTTTGAGCCAAAGGAATCTTATACACCGAATACCAATATTTTTAAGGAGACATATTCACTTTAAATTAGAATTTCTATTGTCTCCTCATACAGGAATGGACCAAGTCTTCACAAAAGGATCACAATCAATAATTTCTCCTGTGGTGGTAGCCAAACCATGAAAGAAGCAAAGATAAAATTTTGGGGGACTGTGAAAACCCACATAGATATGCATATTAAATGAACTGATAAAAGTATATTACATGGTGAtgcaagatggcagcgagcactgtggactgtgtttggaagctccagtgaacaattcaggcaataacacagatttctgaaccaggagcaccgaggtccccacaccatggcagcaggatgCCCCACttttcagagggaccagggtgtggaggacctgtgtgccccctGGACAcaggaggagcgcagattttctcggatcggagcagcagcggcagaggcagcagcagcagcggtaccagcggcaccagcggcaccagtggcggtggctgaAGTTTgtagctcagagccttccggtggagatgattggtgtggtggccagtgggagtgctgcaggagaggggacactgggcaggatttgggtcgtgcagtgccttgagacccaaactggactcggtggacagttcttCCCCAGAGTACCGGGTTcagcagtgccgtggagacgctggctcagctcagaaagcaattctgcccgaggtgcaagctcagctcagccgcagttctcctgctgtgacataGGCTGGgctgagcgctcagttccacccaaggcactagctcagctcagcaagcagttctgcccaagacactagctcagctcagcgtgcagttctgctgctctgattcaggctgaggtcagcccgcagattcggcccagagtacctagctggacttgccaagCATGTTTGTGCCCAGAAACTCTAGCTGAGCATTGCACACAGGCtcggcagccctaagactctggctggactctccaagcagtttaggcctggagtccaGGGCTGATTTCAGTgggcagtgtgggtccagagtccgtggctgagctcagtgcacaattctgccccagagactcgggtggagcttggcgtgcagttaggggccagagtccctaactgggCTTGGCAGacattgggtccagagactctagctgagcttttggcacagtcccggctctaagattggttggacacagtgctcagtttgaatccagaattcctggctgagcttggcagacagttcaggccctgagtctataactgaccacagcacacacttcgggccaaaagcccctagctgagcttggtgcacagtcccagcccaaaaggtttggctggactctgcatgcgtttttggggccagagtccctaggggagctgggCAGACtgttcgggccctgagaatctagctgagttcggcccgtggttcgggcccagtgtccctggctggacttggcaggggacccagaaggctgtggataccttggcctgacccaatgctcattcagagacccagaaggactgcaggacccacagtacatgGGAGCTGAAGAtgactggctgtgagagtccaaaacgacagggctagcctcctgccatccactcCAGTGAAGAATCGGAGCTTCCAGCccagggaaatcatgagaaaacaagtgaatctatcatcagactccctccacccaactctggaagctacccaacaaaaacagagatggcaagatgtctaaaggacagcgtaaaagcatacgcaaaaaaaaaaaaaaaaaaaaaaaaaaaaaaaaaatggcgccTCCAGTTtcaagctatcccaaagaaaacgacccaaagaattcaaacacaatggaaatacaagaaaatgacctcaaatccttagtaatgagaatgataatggaggaaacaaataaaattcgtaatcaaatccaggaagactcagccaaacaagtgagagacataaaagaagtacATAGAGTAGAACtataaaaatttcaggaaaatgcaaacaaccagatgaaagaaatcaagaaaacggttcaagctctgaaaacctataaagaagcaa
This window harbors:
- the LOC127188581 gene encoding LOW QUALITY PROTEIN: olfactory receptor 4K3-like (The sequence of the model RefSeq protein was modified relative to this genomic sequence to represent the inferred CDS: inserted 1 base in 1 codon); protein product: MAEANQSVVSEFIFQGLCTSKELEIFLLLTFSILYLMTVVGNIFVVILIIIDHHLHSPMYFLLANLSFIDFCFSSVTTPKLIIDLLKENKTISFGGCMSQILCVHFFGGGEMVLLVTMAYDRYVAICRPLHYSSIMDRQKCICLVLISWVIGFVHGMSQLILILELPFCGPRVIDSFFCDIPLVMKLACMNTDTLGIVINADSGVLATTCFILLLXSYTYILLTVQLHSKGGSSKALSTCTSHIIVVVLFFGPVIFIYLWPVSITWVDKFLAVFYSVITPLLNPAIYTLRNKDIKNAIRKVMNHM